One region of Qipengyuania gaetbuli genomic DNA includes:
- a CDS encoding LD-carboxypeptidase: protein MKREYAERVAALAVAEFPDLDLHFHEQCFVEEGHFAGPDELRLAALLECANDPAIDAVWFAKGGYGSNRITQGFHDHANEAARAKTYVGYSDCGTLLGALYRNSIGHAVHAPMPCDLAREGGEDAIRRVLSWFGGDDGGLEPGLGDTPAVAFNLYTLAMMLGTPFMPDLSGHEVLIEEVAEHEYAIDRLFFHVTAQLEGVAGIRLGEVTAIPENDRPFGASVVEIAQDWCSRSGIPYLGRAEIGHTATNRIVPFGLEARGTRA from the coding sequence TTGAAGCGTGAATATGCGGAGCGCGTCGCCGCGCTGGCGGTGGCCGAGTTTCCGGACCTCGATCTGCATTTCCACGAACAGTGCTTCGTCGAGGAAGGGCATTTCGCCGGGCCCGACGAACTCCGCCTCGCTGCCTTGCTCGAATGCGCGAACGATCCGGCAATCGACGCGGTGTGGTTCGCCAAGGGCGGCTACGGGTCGAACCGCATCACGCAAGGCTTCCACGACCATGCGAACGAGGCGGCACGGGCCAAGACCTATGTCGGCTATTCGGACTGCGGAACCCTGCTCGGCGCGCTCTACCGCAATTCCATCGGCCATGCGGTCCATGCGCCCATGCCTTGCGACCTGGCGCGGGAGGGCGGGGAGGATGCGATCCGGCGCGTACTCTCCTGGTTCGGCGGCGACGATGGCGGACTTGAGCCCGGCCTTGGGGACACGCCTGCGGTCGCCTTCAATCTCTACACGCTCGCCATGATGCTCGGCACGCCCTTCATGCCGGACCTTTCGGGGCACGAGGTGCTGATCGAAGAGGTTGCCGAGCATGAATATGCCATCGACCGGCTGTTCTTCCACGTCACTGCGCAGTTGGAAGGCGTGGCAGGCATCCGCTTGGGCGAGGTCACGGCCATCCCCGAAAACGACCGGCCCTTTGGCGCATCGGTAGTGGAAATCGCGCAGGACTGGTGCAGCCGTAGCGGCATTCCCTATCTGGGCCGCGCAGAGATCGGACATACCGCTACCAACAGGATCGTGCCCTTCGGCCTTGAGGCGCGCGGCACACGGGCCTAA
- the fabD gene encoding ACP S-malonyltransferase, translated as MTAFIFPGQGSQKVGMGVELAEASAHAREVFEEVDDALNQKLSAVMKDGPEGELTLTSNAQPAIMANSIATLRVLEQEFGVVLADKAACVAGHSLGEYSALCAAGAFGLAETAKLLRLRGIAMQDAVPIGVGAMAALLGADIEKASALAAAAAEGQVCEVANDNDPTQVVISGHAEAIDRAIELAKDHGIKRGIKLPVSAPFHCSLMEPAARRMEAALAETAPSAFTVPLFANVTASRVTDPAEEQRLLVEQVTGRVRWRESVIAMREAGIERFVELGGKVLGPMVGRIDKEAATVSLVSMEDLENFAKENA; from the coding sequence ATGACTGCATTCATCTTTCCCGGACAGGGAAGCCAGAAGGTCGGCATGGGCGTGGAGCTCGCCGAAGCCAGCGCGCATGCCCGCGAAGTGTTCGAGGAAGTCGACGACGCGCTGAACCAGAAGCTTTCCGCCGTGATGAAGGACGGGCCCGAAGGCGAGTTGACGCTGACCTCCAACGCCCAGCCTGCGATCATGGCCAACTCGATTGCCACCCTGCGCGTGCTGGAACAGGAATTCGGCGTCGTGCTGGCCGACAAGGCCGCCTGCGTCGCGGGCCATTCGCTGGGTGAATACAGCGCGCTGTGCGCGGCAGGCGCTTTCGGCCTTGCCGAGACCGCCAAGCTGCTGCGCCTGCGCGGTATCGCCATGCAGGACGCGGTTCCGATCGGCGTGGGCGCCATGGCCGCGCTGCTGGGGGCCGATATCGAAAAGGCGAGCGCGCTCGCCGCTGCCGCTGCCGAAGGGCAGGTGTGCGAAGTCGCCAACGACAACGATCCCACGCAGGTCGTCATTTCCGGCCATGCCGAAGCCATCGACCGCGCCATCGAACTGGCCAAGGATCACGGCATCAAGCGCGGTATCAAGCTGCCCGTGTCCGCGCCCTTCCACTGTTCGCTAATGGAGCCGGCCGCCCGCCGGATGGAAGCCGCGCTGGCGGAAACCGCGCCTTCGGCTTTCACCGTGCCGCTCTTCGCCAACGTCACCGCATCGCGCGTCACCGATCCTGCAGAGGAACAGCGCCTGCTGGTCGAACAGGTGACCGGCCGCGTGCGCTGGCGCGAAAGCGTCATCGCCATGCGCGAGGCGGGCATCGAACGCTTCGTCGAACTGGGCGGCAAGGTGCTCGGCCCGATGGTCGGGCGCATCGACAAGGAGGCGGCCACCGTTAGCCTCGTCAGCATGGAAGACCTCGAGAATTTCGCCAAGGAGAACGCATGA